The Lycium ferocissimum isolate CSIRO_LF1 chromosome 8, AGI_CSIRO_Lferr_CH_V1, whole genome shotgun sequence DNA segment ACACGTTGGTGATGCTTCAAAGATAGTTAAGTGCATTCTTCATTCTTCACTTGAAATGGGGATAAAGATCATGAAGGGTAATAGCTCATTATATTTATTTGGTACATATGAAACACATAGAACATATTCCCTAAATAGATATTGTATAAgtatttttttacttatttttttctctcaaaaggtCACTATAAAGGAGTGTGACCTTTAAGATTTTCACTTCATTTGTCTCGATTAGAAGTTTTGCTTTCAATAGAGTAATTGTTTTGGTTTTAAATAGAAAGCCTGTAGGCtcataaattattatttgattattattaaagaaattataaaaaaaaaggtataaatttacttgatataaaatataatatcataatatagTAGAGGTGAGCATTCAATACTTTCAGTCGATTCTGAATTAATTTCAGGTTTAGTTCACTTTTATATTAGTTCTCTACTTTTGTTAGAGAGGACAAAAGTGGAGTCAATTTTTCTGGAAGaataaggaaaaggaaaaaaggtgCAAGATATGCCAAGATATTTTTGCCAAAAGGGTACCAAATCAACTACCAATCAATCACTCAACGTtcagctattttttttttcttaaaaaataaataaaagttcaGCTAAGTTCAGTGTATATATTCGATAAAATCGAACAAACGTTAAGATATCATTGCTATCTTAACGTAACTATCTTAACGTAACCATGAAGCAACATCATTGAGGAATAAGAAACTATCTAATCTGAACTGCTTTGAGATACAATTGATTCAGATTTGCATGGTAAAATCTCACATTGATGGTAAGTTATTTCTTATTAAAGACAACTTCATTTTCAAGTTTGAATCCGAGACCTCTGGTTAACGATGAAAGGATACTTACCATCCGACGACAATCTTTGATAATTCAGAAtccatatttaaaatttaacttattattaAAGATAGTTTAATAAAAGGGATGTTGTATATTTGGTCTTTCAATTATTACTTAACCAAGATCTCGGTCCCTTTAATATCTGCCTGAACATATTGAACCTGTGTGTTCTTTATTCATTTACGTagaaattatattatatttacactatttTTAAGACTATATTACCATCAAATAAAATTACACGTCGATAATTAAACATTGTAGACTTGTAATGGCTGATAATTCAGTAAATCTTAGTCGCAAGCAGGACAAAAAATGCACCACTTCAATTAAGTGAAGGTCTATTCTTAGTCAGATACTACAACAACTCATTGATTCACATTGGACTGTCGCGTATTacattactccctccatcccaattgtgaaactttcatttttttgatcGATTTGACTAAAATTCAAGGCAAAActgaattaaattaatttaatattttaaaattaaaatttaaaagcatCACTTCAGTTAAGTGAAAGTCTAATATGCTCAGTCAGATATTAgaagaataaaattaaaattaacttATATGAATAATTGGTTGCATTTAAATTTAAATGATGCGATATTGTAAAGACTTTTATATTTGTGCAATGCAATGAAAGCTAAACTCATAAATGATTATTATAGTTTATTACATATGAAAACGAGACCCGTTAAGTATGAAACAGACGACCCGAAAACCCGACAACAAAGAAGAAAAGCCCAAGAACATAAAACCCACAAAGCCCAATGCGATTGAGATATCTGATTGTATACAGAATGCATTATTAGCCGTACACGTGTCCCTCTCTCTTAACGTCCGAGCTAAAGCCGTTCCCGCCGAATCTGCCGACAATAACATGTATGCAAAAACCTACACACAGAAACAATGTCTGTTTTTACACACTCTTTGTCTCCGACATTCCGTACTGTTACAATGAACATTGAAATTGAAACACAACTAGAGTATCCTTTACTTTAACCTTTTTACTTGAATTATATATAGATAGTGATAGTTCAGATTGAAAGATGGAACAATTAATAATTTGGGTATCAAATCGCACAAAAATGATTGTTCAGTATGTTTTTGATCATTAACTCTTAAATAACTAAGGTGTTTAAGCAAGATTCAGCTgcagttttaaaaaaatgtttaaaagTAAAAACTTAAACATAAATTTCACGTGAAAAAGTCGAAGTTTTGTGAGTAAACATTTGATCTACTTTATGGGCTTATTCTATCATGTACCTATTATCTCTATCTCCACAAATACATATATCGATCGGATAATTTGGCTTATCAAGACTTTGGACAGATAGAAAAATCACCTAATATTTTTCGCCTCCGTAAGAATACGAACTTTGGACTTCACGATTCTCCTCCCACTATATTAACTACTAATCTACACCCTTCGTgtagaaattttttaaattactctttttttcaaaaaggtgacaattttttttgaaatactcTTCGAACCTATATTCTAAAATTTAATTCTCtatcaaattttaaattaaataatgaaCCTAGATATAAAACAATGTGAAAATAGTATCTTTTGCTcacttacaatttgaatagaagaaaatgactttttcaaatctcttatgtgtaaaaaataaagatctcttataaaaatatcataaaactaaaTAAAGTCTGTAAAGAATCAAAAATCCAATCCTCTTGTATGCAATAATCTCCAAATATTATTTCACCAGTTCTCTAGTCTCTCTTCTTCCTTCTCCAATCTCCAATTCCCTTTTTATGTAATATAcaatttctaaaaagaaaagaaaaaactttgAACAAACAAAGGATTTGTAATAAACAATTTCTAAAAAGAATCTTTAAACAAACAATGGAGTAAGAAAGATTTAGAACCTGATCATGGCTAAAATCGAACCAAACTTGGACAACTTCGGGAAAAACAGTGGCGCCTCTTGAAATTTCCCAAACCGAAGCTCCAACTTCAAACAGTGAATACAATGCCACAATAGCAGCAGCAATAGCCACAAACCtatccaaacaaaaaaaaaaattaaaaaaaaatcgtactTTACTTTCCAAAGATTCTTACAGCAAGAGATTGAGACATAATTGATTGTCTATTCATAATTCAATCCAAGCCAGCTGCTAAAATTAGATTTAGacatttaaatgtatttttctcTATTCGATATTTATCAACTATTTTTAATTAGCTAATCACAAAGAATTTTGGCTGAAAACGAAGAGGAAAGAAGAAATTTCATCCAGAAGTCTCAAATTAAGGTGTTTATAGCTTGTTTAGCAAAGTTAAAAGTTCTTGTTTTAGAAAGTTAATGTGTTTGACTAAATATTTTAGTAAAAGCTTCGAGTGTTTTTGAGCAGTTACAGTCTTACagaaactatttttcaaaacttgaaaaaactAAATTTTGTCGGAAACAATTTTGGAACATTGACTATAAATTATTCCTCTAATACTGATAAAAGTGAATTTTAATCAATTAACCAAACACAAATCCAATACTTtctaaaagtactttttcaaACAAATAATAACATTCAAAATAAGCATATTTTAAAAGTTCGGCCAAACAAGCTATTAATCAGGTAATCCAAACAAGCTCTATTTTAGCTAAAAGTGAAGGGAAAAGAAGAACAGAAGAAGCTGATGATGAACAACAAACTTCATCCGAAATTCTCAAATTAAGGTCGTTTTTTAAGTTCAATTGAAATTTGTCACCTTGATAATAAGACAAATTACTTGctacaacatataaaaataatctgacaatataaaaatatttatatcaatGGTATATATAACTTTAAACTAGCTCATAAACTCAAGCCAGCTGCTAAAACTAGATTGGacatctaaaaatatttttcagcaCTTAATACTTATCAGCTACTTTTAATCAGCTAATCTTAACGGCTCTATGTTGGCTCAAATTTAGGTAGTTTTATCAGTTAATTGAATTGCAAGATTACTCCTAATTAAGTTACACTTGATACATTTTCTCGAGAAAGTAGAAAAacttataataatagtagtaccTGAACGCATCAAAGTGGTACCACCAAAGTGAACCGGAACCCGAACCGGAATCAGAACCGTGAGAGTTAGCGAACATGAAAATAGCAGAAGcaaaagagaaacaaaaagcAGCGAACCGGAAAATGAGTATTAAAACATTGAACCGCCGGTTTTTTTGCAATGAAACGGTTGAGTGGAACTGAGATTGATTTCTAGACCGGGGTGATGGAGTCATTAAACCGCCGCTCCGGTTCGGTTCAGGTGACCTCATCATTTAATTTCTTAGAGAGTTGAGAAAATAATGAGGAATTAAAGTTAGGtgaatttatttattgttttggaaaatttgtttTCTTGGGGGGTTTGAAGTCACaggacatgacatgacatgacatgattcTCATGAGAGGGATATAATGGTGGAAGAGAAGAGAGAacttatatttggaaaaataatgaCAGATGTTGTTTTTGTAACTACTGTGTTGGGTAGTACTTTATTGGAAAGTATTTAACTGAATTCAGTGTGTATGCAATTAAATTAAGTCAGTCTCATCATGAAAGATTATACTTCTGTAATTGAGATGGACGGATAGTTGAGATACCATCGTCGAGGTGAAtttaggatttaaattttatgtgtttgactttgtataatttttgtatCGAACCCAGAGGcggattcaagatttaaaaCATGGGTTTAAATTGCGATTAATACTGCATTTATTCTTTTGGGTTATGTAAAAATTTCTATATATTTGAAGGGTTTCACATTATAAATATAAGGTTCGGATAAAAGTTGTGGGTTCGTGGTGTGGATCCACCCCTGATCAAATCTgctatatttttaaagttattagCTTATGTCTCTCTTATTTATTGCAAgtttaataaatatttacaCATAGGTGTATCTTTCCGTATTGAAAGTTATGAGTTCAATTGAAAGTGTGTGGTGATGTGCGGATGTATGAGATCCGTCAATCCTTAATTGGAGCTTATGGTTCGAGTTTTaggaatgatttttttttttttttggttgataaAAAGTGTTTTCCCTTTAATAGATCTTATACGACGCGAATTTAAAATAATCAAACTAGTAAATTCTAATGCAAATGGTTATatcaaaagtgaaaaatgtgCGAAAATGAGAAAGTGTAGATGTTTACTAAAGGATGTAATGAGATAGTTGAGATTCTTGTATCTTAAATTAATGGTTTTAAGTTTGAGTCCTAAAAATTGATAACGAGCTTTTAATTTCCTCATATAATTTTTACTCAGCACATATTAAAATTAGTCGAATCAGTGAACCTCGAGACATGAAAGAATGGAAAGAAAGAGACAGTTCAAGATGAGGTAGAAGCAACAGCCCGGCAACCAAGATGAAGAGAGTGGGGTTGTAGGTACTTTACGtgctgctttcttcttctttacaaaCTCTTTTTTGCCCCTTTTGAAAATGGTTACATCTGTAAAAGCTGCTTTctcccataaaaaaaaataaaaaaaaagttttgggaTTTCTCTATGAGCATGAGATATATAATTGCGTTATCCTTTCCCTTTTTCTAGTTACAGAACATTTTGCCTTTcgattattttactttatttacaACTACTTtggttttcctcttttttttttcttttaaaataaattagttccattaaaattttaaaattactaCAGCTACTCATCGATTCACATTGGATCATGGACTCGCCATATCATAAGTTTTACTTTAGtctattgtttttttttctttttcttcctggGATGTGTTGTAATATATAAGATCTCTGCATTCTTAATTTAAATTTTCGGGTTGAATCACAGAATGAAGAGATATTTTTAGACGGTAGAAAACACTTTCCTTGTAAATAGATTTTACGTACGCGAATTTGGATTAGTCGAATTAATAGGTACTAACTATCTAAAGAATACATTAAAATCAAAAtgaaacatgaacatgaaatatttgaaaataaattttgctGCCCTTTGATTAAACTATTATCGTCAAGGAAACCACAACGAAAGTCGGTTGACTCTTCCCACTTCCAAGCAATGTAGGATGACTTTAACACTCAAAGACAAgtttttatccttttttctatttggttgatgttatttttgttaaaatttagAATAGGAATCTGATCATTATTTGCTTGATTAGGAGATCTAGCCTGACAATATTGataaatcaaaataatcaattagATAGGACAATAACCTCATCTATTTCGAAATTGGCCACATCCTCGGATTACACAAAAGCATACGAATGTGCTACTACTAAAAAAGCGAAAATTTCCGATGGATGTTTATGAAGGAATCGATTAAAAACTCGTAGaaaatatcaccaacaatccaAATTCTGACGAATTTCCAGCCGAACGTATGTCAGAAATTCCCATCTTTTAGGTGTGAGAATTTGTGGTCATGTTTGATCATAGTTGGTATCAAAACTGTTTTAAGGGTGGGATGGAGGAGGCTTACCCTTCTAAGATAACAACCAACTGAAAAATGTTAACTAACTAGACTAGGGCATAATGACTTTTCCTTTACAAAGTTGTTTCTTTAAGCCATAGGAGGAACTAGGTAATATATAAGGGGTTCAATCAGTGGCGTACGCGGTTTTTTTAAGCGATGCCGCAGTagcaaaaagtgagcaattaaATAAATCACTCTAATGATATTTATAAAGACAACtcaaatcatattaataaaactcgtTGCAAGTACATTATCACAATTCTCCTCGATGAGATTTCGTCTTTTGCAAGGTGTACTCGTGTTCATAATAGGCTCATTATAAACATTACTAAATACTTATTTTTCTATATAAGGCACCAAACAACTATTCAAAAGCTCatgaacaataaaaataaacttCAAGCGcttaataaaaatttatagTGAAGAAAGTACTAACCTGATGCGAAATCGAAATGCCGATGAACAGAAATGAGAAGAAACTTACAAATATCTTTGAAATTTGGGCAGCCAGCAATGTTATTTATTAGTTATATTCTAATAGAAAAAGGAACTTAAGGTTCTAACTTCTAAATAGtaacatttattttctttagggTTTTAAATGAAACTGCCAGTTTAGTTAGGAGTTTAATAGCTTATTTGGTCAAGCTTCTAAAAATAACTTATTTTAAAGTATTTTTGGCTAAAAGCAGTTTGCGTTTGgccaaataatttaaaaagtacttttgaacgGCAATGATTAATgtttaagcttttaaaaagtcttttatgtatatttttctcaaaatcttttcaaaaagtcttttataaattttattttttgaaaagcttcTTTCTTTACTcccaaaaatacttattttttccaaaaacttggccaaacacctcactatttttaaaataagcacttattgacaaaataagcacttttgggggaaaaataaagaaaaataaacttagccaaacaggctataaatgAAAGTGCTAGCTTTTTTAGGATATTAAAACTGGCAAGTTATGGCTATGAGTCCAAAAGTATTAAAACTGGCAAGTTATGGCTATGAGTCCAAAAGTTCTTTTTAAAGTGTTTGGGTGgtttccaaaaattttgaataaaaacaaaaataactaGGTTCagttcttttaaattttaataaatgaaaatattaaaaaacatTGAGAATTTTAATAaatgaaaatattaaaaaacatTCGTGAGTTCGAACCCGCGACCACTCACGCAAGAGTGCATCGCCTAACCGCTTGGCCACCAAACAACTTTTGACCAAGACTGTCTTTTAATAGTTTTaccttctatttttattttatttattatttatatatgtgtatatagtaAAAAAATTCGACGAAGCAGTGTCACGTGACACCCGTCGGGACAAGGTAAATCCGCCCCTGGGTTCAATTCAATCTCCTTCATCAGAAAATTATATCATAAAATTAAGGCAAAAAACGATTTTTTTCTGAGTAACTATTGAAATTTTAGTGAAACAGTAAAGACATTCAAAAATTATTCTAAGCCGCAAGTTTGGACCCTAATTATGATATTTTTGAATCCCATCACATAATTTTTTGGAACTACTTATTGCATTCAACAAGAATGGCCATGAGTCAACTCCAGTCTTCGTTATTGTATGTATTGATCATCAGCTGTCTATATGAGACAACATTATTTCTATTGGAGGAATGTTCTGTGAAccctttttcttccaaatcaAGACacaacatttaggaaaaatacaGTAAGTTACAGTATGTGAAACTAAGGTGCAGCGGACGGGGCTGCTCCTCCCTCAACCAGAGGTCTCGGGTTTGAGTTCGGAATATAGAAAAATCTTTGGCAGGAAATGCTTCCCCTGAATGGGCCCTACGCGATGCGAATCCGAATTGGTTGAGCTCCAATACGGGTAGTGGACACCATATGGAaaccacacacacaaaaaaaaaaaaaaaaaaaaaaattaccaaaccgagaaagtaaaagaagagaagaagacatCAAAATATTTGTTTCCAAAACAGCAAATTTCATCCTTCTTTCCCACTTCTATTTCctcttaaatttattttttctctgtTTCCTAAATTGTTCTTTCTGTATAGCTTCTTGTACACCCCTTccctcttatttttttcaaaaagaattaatgaTCTTAAATAGACAAGTGAAGATTCAAATAGCCGGCCCCAACTGATTTGAAATGACATagttattagtattatttttttgaaagaatttctGACCCTACTTTTATTTATTGTGCGCTTACTTTAATACATTACTCATATTCTTCGTGGAAACAAATACTACTCATAACATTATTTTGGAGAGTTACAATACCATGATTACTACAGAAAAGTTACATTCTGTTATCCATTTAAGAAGAAGCCCTCTCCTACAAGTCCTCCAAATTTATggtttaaaaaagatttttttttttttttaaataaaaaaaaacttttacctTTGGAAGGAGGCGCGAAGGGAGAGGGCAGGGGCacatttatggaaaaaaaaatactcatgATTAGTACTGGAGGAGAAGATCTGATTATAGGTTCAAGAAAGAGTCAGTCTAAATTCACTTTAGTATGGACAGTTTAAAGGGCAGCTTGATGACGAAGCATTCACGTGCATGCAGGGTTCGAGGAAGGGTGACCCTCAaaggggtgtgatgtagacagTCTACCCTGACGCCAACATTAGTGGCTAATTTCATTACTCGAACCAATAACCTATAGGTCACACATACAACTTTACAGTTGCTGCAAGGTTTCCTTTCAATATAGGACACTTCCTCGACAAAAATGGAAAGCTGAGAACAAGCCTATGAGCTAGTATTGTTGTAAAAATCAGCTCATGTTCAAGAATTGTACATTGTGCAGTTATCATAGTAGGCTAACAAGAAAATACAGAGAGGCCAGAGAGATCATAATGTCCAGCAGTCACACCTTTACTGTAATCAAATAAATCTCACTTAATACCAAGAACCTCATAAGTAAGTTTAACAAAAATGTAAACAATGACTGAACACAAAACAAAGGGCGTAATAATACAGAAGTATGACCTTGACAGAAATTCTACATTTGTATCGATCAACAGCTGATGACGAAAGAAGTCTGTTTTTGGCATTCGCGTCTTTACGTCCATTCTTGGGACCTTCTTACACAACGACtaacctttttcttgaattcatcTCTATTGTCTCTCCATTCCTTCTGCAATATGCCAGAAAAAAGAGATGTAAAAAAAGGCGTTAAGAAGGTGCTCACAGCAGAAAATCAAATAACAGGCACATGCTGGCCATGGTCTCTTCTAATATCAGTTTGAACACTCAATCGGTATTTGAGCTTGGACAAAATTTCGAGTAAATTCGTGGCAAGAGATCTATCTATCCTTGAGTTGAAAACCGAAACATAAGAAACATAGTAAAACACCTTAGAGGTTCAGAAAGAAGAGAATATAATGATCTTCCTCAGTGCACTTAAAATTCATCAGTTAGACAATCAAAGGAACCATAAGATGTTTGCATGAGTTCATTTTGGTATGTCCCTATTCATTCTTTTTAATAACCGTGGTTTCCGGGCCAACTTGCGCGCACgtcgactaattccacggtgTACCTGCTACATCTTAGCAGTACAAATATCCGGTAACTCTATCTACCAAGCCTTGAcaaatgagaagaaatcacctagtattCTTTGCCTCTGCTAGGATTTGAACCTGATACCTCATGGTGATACGACCCTAttgttttttagttttatggGTTGGTTTGGGGAGGGCTCAATATCAAATAGCGTCTTAGCTTTAAAGAGAGTCTCCAGGTATATTGCTAAGCAGAAAGCTAGCTCAGAAACCACATAAGAAGTCGATAAATTGGATTACTTACAGCTGCTTCGACATTAGCAGGAGACTCATCATTAGGACTTGAAAGCATTGATATGATGCTTAACATTATGCTCTCCACCTGCATATCACACAGACATTTAAATTTGATCATAGAGAAGTTGTGTTGAAGGAAAAGTAGCTTACAACAAATGAACTTAAGCCGAACAATCAGGAGCAACAATCACAGCGGAAACACAGTTGGAACACAGAAGTGTAAAGAAAAGTAAAACAGGTAATAGTTGTCACTTGTCAAAGCTCGTGAATTGCATCAATCTCCACTCAGGACTGTTTGCAATGTAGGTCAAAGGTAAGCAAATTATCCATAAGATGATTGTCAAATGTCGATGATATTCTATGGCACTTGAAAATGTAGTTTGCACCTACATATGTTGCCTCTTACAATTGACCATGGCTGTAGTGGCTGTGCATTAGCAAACATGTTACCTTATTTTTtaataaccgtggtgtccgAGCCAGCTTgcacgcacctcgactaattccacggagTACCTGCTACTTCCACCAGCACAGGTACCTGGTAGGTCTATTACTTGTGCCTATTTAATAATCTTTTTGGCAGATCTTATGATCCAGTTAAATTTCACTGAAAGGCCTTTGCCTGCAACTAGATGTCATAAAGAAAGCTTCATTGATCTTAATTTATTGACCTATATTTCAATTTTGACAAAGATGTTGATATAGTCAAAGGCAAGTGAAAATcaatttattgttgtttaaatttcaaaaaggTGTCCAACTTGTACTAGTAATTGGATAATTTTTTAAGTTGTAGGACACCAATCACTTTTGGAATTGCTACTATagatctacaacttatattacCATAGATCTTCATTTTTGTAAAGTTAGCTGAACCACAAGATAAGTTTATAAGAACCAGCACCACAACCATTTTACCAACTGAAGTGGAACATCTACTttatcaataaaaaggaaaagaagacgggaacatatattttatgtatatatgtagggAAGAAGACAACGAACATGCTGGTTCTTCAAAATATGGACTTAAAGACGAGGTCATCCTAAATTCCCTGAGATTCTGAAATGGAAAAGTACCAGAAGTTtcgaaaaagttgaaaatcaactGGAGTATCATAGAAGAGAAGGCCAGCAAATGGtacaaaataaaactaaaattgagaTCCAAGGTTCTCAAGATCCATGTTGcccggactcttcaaaaataccGCCATCTcaaaaagtagtgtatttttggaggatcctaCACGGGTGTGACAAcattttggagagtccgagcatcATAGCTcatgattattttcttttcattggtaCTTGAAATAATGAAGAGATTTGCATACCGTATGGACGGGAGACCAACGCTCACTAGCAAGCT contains these protein-coding regions:
- the LOC132068184 gene encoding CASP-like protein 4C2 isoform X2, with translation MMTPSPRSRNQSQFHSTVSLQKNRRFNVLILIFRFAAFCFSFASAIFMFANSHGSDSGSGSGSLWWYHFDAFRFVAIAAAIVALYSLFEVGASVWEISRGATVFPEVVQVWFDFSHDQVFAYMLLSADSAGTALARTLRERDTCTANNAFCIQSDISIALGFVGFMFLGFSSLLSGFRVVCFILNGSRFHM
- the LOC132068184 gene encoding CASP-like protein 4C2 isoform X1, whose product is MMRSPEPNRSGGLMTPSPRSRNQSQFHSTVSLQKNRRFNVLILIFRFAAFCFSFASAIFMFANSHGSDSGSGSGSLWWYHFDAFRFVAIAAAIVALYSLFEVGASVWEISRGATVFPEVVQVWFDFSHDQVFAYMLLSADSAGTALARTLRERDTCTANNAFCIQSDISIALGFVGFMFLGFSSLLSGFRVVCFILNGSRFHM